Genomic segment of Chelonoidis abingdonii isolate Lonesome George chromosome 5, CheloAbing_2.0, whole genome shotgun sequence:
CTTCCTTAAATTCTGTGTCTGagctaaacaaaatgaaatttatgatATCTGTAAGGATATGTGTTGACGTGAACTTTGatttaactataaaaaaaaagtttaacatttTCCCTCCTTATTTGGAAATATAATAAATGTTTGTGGAAGGAATGTTGCCTAGTGGGTAGAGCTGGGGCCAACAGGGCTAGACTCTTgacttctgttcccagctctgccactgaactgctgtgtTCTTAAGCAAGTTGCTTCACCTTTTGTTCTcgttttgccatctgtaaaacagagcaTACCTACTTGTTAAAGGGGTTTGTGGCTTAATTCACCAGTGGACTTGGATCTATCAGTGTaaagactcttattgacttcTGTGGTCTTAGGATCAGGCTCATAATTCACCCAATCCTTTGAGAGCCTAAAGTCAGAGCTGCTtgaaagtgcaaagtattatctaTAACTGTGCTTCATAaccatgtatttattttacataggaaatcaagattttcctaatattttgGCAAGCCATGGTTTAGAAAGTACTACGACTCACGCTGTCGGTGATCACACAGGAAGTGGTATGCATCCAGAATATCTTGCTTATGGTTTGGTTCCTGTCTTTTTCATCATGGGCCTTTTGGGGATCCTCATCTGTCACATGCTTCAGAAAAAAGGGTATCGGTGTACAACAGAGGCCGAGCAAGAAATTGAAGAGGAAAAACTTCGCGAAAAGATAGGTAAGTAATGTCAATGTCTTTTTGTTAATTTGTATGCAGTATGCAACTAATCTGGAATGATCCGTAGCTGGactcttctttcccccccccccacttataATATATATTCTCTATTAAATAGTTTAAGAACATTGACTTAACAGACAATCAAATGGTAATTACTTTTGGCCATTCTCAGCCTAACCAAGTGACCTCCATTGGGAAATTCTACCAATTCCCAATGCCAGTCCTCTGAAATATACTTTTGAAACCTTGTTTTGAAGGTTCAGAGTGTCCAAACTACTTcatggagacaaggtgggtgaggtaatatcttttattggattaatatctgttggtgagagagacatgggCTCTTAAgagtttctctcaccaacagacattgtattacctcacccaccttgtgtctctaatatcctgggaccaacacgctacaacaacactgcatacaaaataCTTTATAGCTTTTGTGACTATAAACTGAGATCTGAGTAGCTAACCACTTCTTTGTATTTCATCTGCTGTCAGCAGCAATAGTGTGCTGTGTATAACTCTTTTAAAGATAGATATCCATAAACTAGNNNNNNNNNNNNNNNNNNNNNNNNNNNNNNNNNNNNNNNNNNNNNNNNNNNNNNNNNNNNNNNNNNNNNNNNNNNNNNNNNNNNNNNNNNNNNNNNNNNNNNNNNNNNNNNNNNNNNNNNNTTCAATTGGAGTTAATCCAAACCATTTTTGCTAGACTTATATTCATGCTCTCTAAAattgagggaggagaggagaaagtgaatagactTTGAAATACATAAATATGGAACTTAGAACCGCCTATCTTTAtgtgaagatatattgctaaaaTGGTAGATGTcttcagattttcaaaatcaataaaagtgttttgtatttttaatatggcAGTGatataatattatttatattatataaaatatcatAAATTCCACTACCctatggtggtatgtgtcttGTCAACTTCGGTCCCTTGACAgaggctgggagtttgagggttctgcgcagtatctagTGTCTCGACTGACTCTTCTTGAAGAGATCTGATGTGTTCTGGGATTGTTGGAGACTCACCCACTTAGAGTacagccctgagtgctccttaCCACATGGACACTTTGGCTTGCACTTTCACATCTCTCTATTCTCTTGTCGGCCCTGGACCTGTCAGctttcatattccttcttccgCTGTTGCTGTACTTGCACTTGCATTTATACCCGCTGTCTTCTGTCCTTGTTTAATCGACGAGCCTGGTGATGTGGCCTATCTGCCTGTCGTCTGGATTGGAAGTCGGCACATGAACTTAGCCTGCTATTCTTCACAACCTTTGTGAATCTCCCATGGTCTGAgatctagcccatacgctgtgcagatctgctgtacacaatgccagccacttgttgtGCGTTCAGGTGTATGCTGTTCCTCCTGCAGTCTTACTCCTGCCACTATGTTTGGTGACTTTTGGTGCattctctgcacagtctgcacctgggtCCTCTCTACGTAGGTAATCCCTGCTTCATGTATCTGGTGCTCATGCCTTCTCGTGGCTATATAGTGCCTTCTCTgtctttagtccagcctttcgctgtaggtattcccagtgtcagccactcagctTATCTGCTCGATGGTAAATCTCGGTTATTGTCTGCATGGACTTCATTCTGCTTGTCTCTCCCATTGCGCGCTCAGCTTCTCCACTGCTCATCTTTGGGCATCTACTGAATGTATCCTGATGTTCAGGGTTCGTAGGACGTGTGCTTTGACGCACCCAGCCCGCTGCTTCTTTCGCGGTATACAGTCGGTGGGTTGGACTTGGGGTCAATCAGTTGCATTGGTGAGGAGACGTCGGTTCACATGGCGCCTCCATGCTCTTTGCAGCTCATTATACCGTAGGGTATAGATGACGGCAGGACGTTTGTTGATGGGAATTCTTGGTCTTCCCATGAGCTGGCTCTCagactgtcttatcctttggtgatcttggatgttgctgcttcctgcctccttcATAATGTTCCATGTGTCTTTGCTACTTCCCTCTTCACTAACATCCGGCAACTTCTTCAATCGAATGACATCCCATATCTCATGTAATCCGCTCAGGGGGATTAAGCGGCAATGTCATTCATCTTAGCGTACAGCTTATTCATCCAGTAGAGGTGGCTGATGTAGTTCATCCTGAATTGTATGTATCCCGTCTTGTGATAATCTGGCTTGAGGTTAAGCCTCAGAACAGCAGCGGACAGTGCATCACTTGGTAGCGCACTTGAAggcacttgtgcaagttgccttgagttaCTCCAGTGTTTCTTCCATAGTCCATGAGTTTGAGGAAGTCTTATGTGCTTTAATTGTGTCCCAAACTTCAAGATCAGTGTGGGCATGATTCGTAGCTTCCTGTATCTTATCAGTGTGTCAGATTGGTTGTCTAGACACTTGAGTCTTGCGACtgctatctatgagcaactgttTTTGACCTctgttgttcccaatgcctttggctgtgctcatgtactggatATGGTGTAGTGAGCCTATTATCTATTAGGATTTCCCGTTGTGGGAGCAGGTTAATTGGCCGTATTGGATGTTTGTTGCCTGCGGGTTTTCATGTCGCACTGTCCTTTTTGTTGTAGCGTTGGGAGCTGTGCTAGCACTGTTCTCTGTGCTGCTAGCGTTCAGCACTGCTTGTTAGTTTTTAGCGTAGGTTGATATGTTGGTCCAGTCTGTCCCAGCGTTAGGTTCTCTTGACCCGCTGGATGTCTAACACCGTGATGGtgatggtttctgttctgggagattctgtgcttgtttcatttgcaGCTTACACGCTGCGGTGGTCGCTGTTGTTGTTTGTTGCGCAGTTGGAGTAACTTGAATGGTTATTGGgtaacagggcatttacttttggCCCGCTTCGTCTATGTATACCTTAGCTGGTATCAGTGCTGTGAGCTTTTTTAAGCATTTAGGCTTCAAGGAGTCAGCCttgcatttttttcagtagcGCTTTCTTAATGATACACCTTCCTGTAGTTCCACCAGTGATTAGTCTCTCCGATCGCTTGATTATCCCCAACTCATTTCCAGGGTAAGTACATCTGTTTTTTTTGATCGTTACCACATCAGATAAGAGGCTGTAGCATATAAAGTTGCCTGCTGGTTTTGAGTTAGGGGTAGCCAGATTATAATGAGGTTAGGATCTCTACATACTATTCTAGGATCTCCCACGAGCTCTTGGAATTGGCTCCGGATTGACTGAGTAGTTTCTCATGATTTATGCTATAAATGTTTGCTctgcaatgggggggggggtgcaggaagTTTCAGCTCAGTGTGGGCTGCACGTCCATTGTTCTTCCGGTCTTCTGAGTCTGGATGTATTGGTTGGTCCTATTCAACGTGAGGCGAGTTCTCTTTACTATTGAAGCGGTGGTAACTAGCTTTTTCTCCAGTAATGGAGTAGGTCTTTTCAATCATAGTTCTAATACATTTCATATTCCCTCATTAGTTACTGTGTATAGCATTCCTAATccagttctcttgtctcgtcAGGATGGTGTTCCAAGTACACTTAATGTCAGCTTATGTGTTCCATTGTCCCACATGGGGAGCCTTGTTAATGCCGCGAGCGTCAAGCCGGCAGTGATATAGTTAATGTATCTACTCATATTGATAGCAGGTGAAGCGACTGAAGCGCGTGTTAAGATCGCCAGGCTCTTATATACGGACAAACCCATTGTCGATACGAGAGACGGGTTAATCAGTTGTATCCACTCCCATAGCGGTCTTGGCAAAAGACCCTCATGCTCCACACTGCTACATCAAATATGATAGTACCGACTAGAAGGTCATGCAGGCTCAGAGTCGCCGGCCATTCAGCCGCCTCCACATGTTTAAACCCAGGAAATTAAGATAAGTGCTATGTAAACCATTCgatggtatatatatatattaattatttattccGTGAGAATTTTTTCCTTACTTACCATAGAAATTATTTCTAGAGGCTAATACATGattaatatttgttgtttttcccaTAGAAATTGAATAAAGGTATGACATTAACGAAAGAAACTGTGGGCGATCGTCAACTACATTATGAAATAAGGTAGTTTAAAATAGATGCTTCTACTTAAGATTGAATCCTCTGATCGCATGTTGATACTATGTAGCTTTTGAAGTTTCCATAGTATATTATTAAAAGGCTGTCATTCCAATACACTCTTATCGTGTTGGGAATCTTATAAAGGATGCATATAAGATGAGAATATTgtttgcccttatataatccacGGTATCACTATCGTTTATGTACTGGTCATTTACAGTAGTTGTTCTTCATTCTTCTAAATATAGTATTATATTCAGGCTCTTAAGACAATTGTTCAGAAATGGAACAAATGTATTTAGGTTCCTATATGAGAGGTAAAGAGCCTGTCTTCACTTGAAAGAGGGAACTAGAGAGATATAAAGTCTATAAAATCTGAGGGTGTGTgaaatgaataaggaaatattaCTTAACTGTCCCATAATTTAAGAACTGGcctcaatgaaattaattgggcagcaggttaaaacaagataaggaattcttcttcacacaagaACAGTACTGAACCCTTGCTGAGAGGTTTGAAGGCAGACAATTCACgcgtttaaaagagaaaactagataaattcatggaggttaagtccattaacggctATTAGCCGGGAtagataaggaatggtgtccctcacctctgtttgtcagagggtggagatggatggcaggagagattgCCTCTTAGGtttgctccctctggggcatctggcattggccactgtcggtagacagatactgggctcgatggacctttggtctgacccagtatggccatttttatgttcttgtttGCACACACTTAATGTTCTGAAATTGCTTTTTAGAATGAGACTTTCCACATCTTAtctaaagttatttttttttcttttgaaaggtTGGTTCATGTCAGAACTttaacttgtctctttcaccaacagaagttggtctgataaaagatattatctcacccatcttgtctaatatcctggaaccaacacaacTGCAAAACTGCAAACTTGCTTTTCctgtcatttctatttttttttttttaacttttcagtcTTTTCAAGAGGctgaattttcttatttttaaaagaagataaAAGAACTAGCTTGTTTGCTTAATGGTAACGTCAAAGCCTATTTGGGAGCATTTAAATACTACCATCACATTGAATGGCTTGAAATGGAGGGGCAAGTTCCGAGTACTGCACATGTGTGAGTGAGGCAAAGGTTTTCAGTGAAGTAGGGAAAACAGGACAGCAACACTGCTGTTTACTTTGTGATGGTTGTATCTAAacaatggaaaaagaaagaaatgtttggAAGGGGAAAAGAATGCTTCTGAGCAGCTATGCAGACGTGAGAGTGGTGCCTGTGTAGCATTCTTCTCGGTAACATTGATGGAATCTGCTCTTTTCAATATCAAACAGTTGGGTTTACATGGGTTTATAGAGAGTTGTGGGATCTTAATCAGGGAGTAGCTGCTCTGTGTTGAACTGCTCTTCTAGTAGTTTCTCCCAGTGTAAATTTATGTACAGGTTAAGACTGTCCCTTAGACCATTAACTTCTCCTTTGTGGCTTCCAACCTGCAGTGCATAGCTGAACTAGTGATCCAGTAGCAGTGCAGCTCTAGGAATATGCCAAAAGTAACACAAAGGCTAGTATCTATGTGGATGTCCTGGAAGATAAGGGAATGGGACCAGATTTTGCTCCGGAAACTTGGGCTTTTTCACAGTTGAAGGCCTTTCTGTACATTCATAAATACCCTGAAGAGAGAATGTGGTGGCAGTTCAGAATTAACTTGTTTAtaattggaatattttttttgtgCAGGTTGGGAGTAGCTGGCCCTCAATATGTTGCTTTGAATGTGTCATCTGCCTATAATTCGTAGTAGTTTACTTGAGGTTGTGTAGTACTAGTCTGTACTGTTACACAACTGCTTATTTTACCAAAAGGCAGCATTATGTTAGTAGTGGCTGAAATGATTCATTTGAGATCCAtccaaataattaaatattcattaactCTACTGATCTTTGATTTGTGGCCTGGAGGTGCTTTTTAGGCAGAGTGATCAGTACTGATAGATTGTATGCATGTTATTAATGGCAAGCATTCTAATAACATAGACAGTAATATATGTGCTTTGCATTGGGACTGAGATATGTGTTCTATAGCAAGAGTAACTTTACCTTCTCAGTATAAACGCCCATAAATTTCAATAAATGGGCATTTCATAGAATTgtagtactggaagggaccttgatgcCTTTGGCATCTTGCGTTTTGGAGATTCCATAATGCAGACTTCTCTGGTCTAGATGGAACTAAATTCAGAACTCTTCAGTTCAGCTGTGAGATTCCTGTTAATGCACTTTAGCTAAGTGGGTTCTGGGTCAAAATTAGAATCTTCAGCTTGCTTACGTTTTACTATCTTTTTTGATTATACAAGGACATAGCAACACATTTCTTATAACAATGTCTGTTTATGCTTTTTGCAGCAAATGCTGATATGTTAAAGGCCATGGTGGCAGATAACAGTGTGTGTGATCCTGAAAGGTAGGGCCTTCCTATTTTAACTGTGTATATTTTCTCTGCATGTCAAGATGTACCCTGCCAATGATTCTGtgttaattaaaactgaaatctCAGTGAAATTTGAATCCTTTAAATGCTATTATGGTAACTGAAAGTTTTGTTCACTCTAGGTTTAGATTGAATAATGTTCAACAGCAGTCATTTGGGAGCTTAATCACAGGGATACTACTTCAAAGATgcagttactttttaaaaacaaaaataaaaaaaaatgcatatattCTTGTAACACTACTACTGTAAGTTTATGTAGTATCCATTTTTATCAAAACTGGAAATGTACATTTGATTTCATAAaaacaaagtatcagaggggtagccgtgttagtctggatctgtaaaagcagcaaagagtcctgtggtaccttatagactaacagacgtctgttagtctatacggtgccacaggattctttgctgcttttacataaaaACAAAGTATCTGTATCTCTTATTAGAAAAAGTACGGATTCCCACAAATTACTTTACTTTGCTAATCAAGCTTTTTCTATTCTTTTGTTCCTTCTTGCCTttgattgaaaagaaaatattttgaattaattGTCTTATTTTTCTGAGTCGCTaagatttcctttctttcttctgagAGAAACTTTTCTGAGGAACTTTCAATTCTGTGTGTATGCATTGAGATTTACAGCAGAAATCTATCATACTGAGGACTGAAAATTGACAGTAACTCATAGTGCCTTTGCACACTTGTTTAATTCTTTAAAACAAGGCTAGGGCCTAAACCAACACTTAacagctagagcaggggtaggcaacctatggcacgcgtgccaaaggcggcacacaagctgattttcagtggcattcacactgcccgggtcctgacttccagtccagggggctctgcttttaatttaagaaacttcatttaaaattaaacatttaaaaaaccttatttactttacatacaacaataatttagttatatattatagacttatagaaagagaccttctaaaaacgttaaggCATTaatggcacgcgaaaccttaaattagagtgaataaattaagactcggcacaccactgctgaaagctTGCTGACCTCTGAGCTAGAGGACTAACCCAGATTCCTAGAGGCTGATCTGAAAGATGAGAGGGGAACAGAGAGCAGCTTTCTAGAGGCTTGATTTGTACAAAACTTGACTTCAAAAAATGcacatctttcttttttcttagaaTATTTGTTCTGTTGTAAATGTGCATATACTTTGAGGTGGTATACACAGTTTTATTTACTGATACAACTATATATGTTTTAGAAAATGAGATAGTTAAAGTGGAACAACCCTCCTTAAGCctcatctacactggcaagttgctgtgcagtaaagcagctttctgtggtgtAACTACCGAGGGTACACACCGCCAAGTCACTTGTTGCgtgaaactcctcagttgcagcgtTGCCAAAAAGCCACCTCGACAAGAGTCGTAAACCTTACAGCGCAGAGGGTCCTGTGCTGTATTGGCAGTGTAAACACATTACAGCGCGGAAAGCAATCATTTGGCCTCTGGAAGTGTCCCATAATCCCTCAAGTGGCTGCTCtactcattgttttgaacttggctgccctggagacatgcgcccctccccttttaaagctccgtttctgacagcccttgcatgctgtgctgatctgctccggGACACACAGCAagccattaatgtggaatgcttgtgctgttgaacacagaggggtgtgtgtgtgagagagagagagagagagagagcgattGCTTTgcagagcccagggagggaggcagacgcTGATGTcgggggtttccccctcccccgtctCAGTCCTGGTTGCTTCCTTCCACTGTCccaacttacaagacagcatgctgacacactctctgtaccccaaaacacactgtctctccccacttctatacacacacactatccctgtctcaccctctgcccccactcctttcagttgaaaagcagctggcaatgtagtaggatgcccatggaacagtgggattgggaaacctgcatcatgtgatgctgtgtcTGCCCcctgaggcattgcaaacccctCCCAAAGCACCCTGCTGCCAATTGCACAATGGAATAAGTACCACAGTGCACTGACTGCTCtctttgccattgcaagagctgctaatatgGATGCGCTCCACCATCACAAGGAGCGCAGTATGAATACACAACAGCGGTTTAATTCCAACGCTTTAATAAAAGTGGTGTAACTTATTGTGCAggaacttgccagtgtagacatatccttagtgtgAATGCAGTTGTACCAGTCTCTAAAGGTGCTGGTGCCTGTACTGATAAAACATATTTAACTATATCCACACCAATATAAACACGTTTAGGCTGGTACAGCTGCATCCATGCTGAAGAGGGTTGTTCCACTTTTAATTATACCATTTTCTAACCAAATATAATTATAGTAGTACAAAGCCTGTGTGTAAATCAGCCCTCTGTATGCATTATTTACACACTTTGTTCTTTCTCCTTCATTTTACCTCCTATTTTACTTGGAGcaattttttgaagaaaatatcTTTACAATCTTGAGAGATGTCCATTTTCAAATATGGGCCAATTTCAAAATAATCTTTGCTGATGATGCAGGAGTATGTGGCTGACTTAAAATTTGAACAACTAAATGGTTTTGGCTTCTCTTTGACTTTTCACAAGAGAAAACgaaggtgtgcatgtgtgtgtgtgtgaatttgcAAAACTGCCTTTTTTGCTGGAGGGGGGTGTCTGCTGGTCTGCTCTAGtaaaagggatgggggaaggctgGAATAAATCATTGACATTAGTCTGCTGTGGAAAAGTATCTTTTTATCAGCTAAAACTACCttctgtggggggaaaaacaacCTAATTTTAACACTAGCTGAATACAACCCTAGGGTATGTGATCAGAGAATAAAGTGGGATGGTTTATTTAAAGAACTCTATTTCTAAGAAGAACTATTATATGCAATTAAAGTTAAACATagttaattttttgttgttttgtttttaaaaatagccctGTGTCTCCTACCACTCCAGGCAGTCCTACAAGTCCAGGCACTCCTTTGTCACCAGGTGATACTCCATCAAAACATAACTGTCGTGGCCATCACTTGCATACAGTTGGGGGAGTAGTAGAGAAGGGTGTTTGTAGTCGCTGTAGTCACAAAAGATGGCACCTTTTAAAGCCAACCAACAAATCTAAAGAACCAAGAAAAAGCCGCCAAGGAGAAGTTACAGTACTTTCTGTGGGAAGGTAAGACTCTCCTCTGTTTTATTTCATGCTTTATTAACATGTTATCTCGTCTGACTCTCACTGTAAGATTAGTTATATTGTGCTATCACCTATTTCTGTAACCACTCTTGCCACAACCCAGCACGTGGATTTTTCTGAATTGCAATACTGTAATTAACTTTCGAGGCATTGTGTTGTTTCACTAGACATCAGATGTCTGACCTGTAAATCTAAACTTTGTCAGTTCACTAGTTCTCTTTTTGATCaaattttttaaattgggatTCGGATAAGTATACTGGCAAGCTAAaccattttaattattaattattaatttgtattaccatTAGTGTCTGGAGCCTTAGtgatggaccaggactccattatgctagatgctgtacaaatgcagaataaaaagacagcccctgccccaaggaatttgcagtctaaggcctggtctacacctaaaacttaggtcattCTAACCACATTGCTCTGGGCAATCAACATTTTCATTCCCTGTGTGGTGATGTTAGGTTGATCTAACCCCTCTGTAGATGcaagatggaagaattcttctgtcaagctAGCTATCACCTATCAAGTGATGGAAaacccccttctgtcactgtagtgagCATCTATGCTACAGCACTGTAGCTGCACCTTTGTTGGTGTGCTGTGTaacacttgcagtgtagacatagtctctagtgtagacgtagccttaaacttcaaagtgctgctgcgggagcacttTGAAGTGGTGAGTGTGGTCACGCatgagtgctgggagagagctctcccagtgcttctggtaatccacctccatgaggggaaagGCTCCGAGCGATGGGAGCCTGTCCACACTAGGCTTTTAAAGTGCtcaaacttgctgcactcggggaTGATTTTTCACGCCCCTTAGCCAGCAAGTTGGcgcgctataaaatgtaagtgtagacaagcccttagtgtaaGACAAAAGATGATAGATggggaagtacaaggaaacaatgagacagcgttggtcagcatgataggcagtggtctcagtgcaccaTGAACCTAACCATTGTCAGGGCTTTTGTAGGTCCTGTGGAAAAGGAGAGTTTGAAGGAGGAGGATGAGCTAGTTTTGCAGATATTTTATATGGAGCTCCTCCGAGA
This window contains:
- the RELL1 gene encoding RELT-like protein 1 yields the protein MAPWESAGVSPAPPTQDAAAAQGNRSDLGNQDFPNILASHGLESTTTHAVGDHTGSGMHPEYLAYGLVPVFFIMGLLGILICHMLQKKGYRCTTEAEQEIEEEKLREKIECLFMLFAANADMLKAMVADNSVCDPESPVSPTTPGSPTSPGTPLSPGDTPSKHNCRGHHLHTVGGVVEKGVCSRCSHKRWHLLKPTNKSKEPRKSRQGEVTVLSVGRFRVTKVEHKSTSKERKSLMSVNGVEGVSGEVPATPVKHGSREVPATPVRQGARGRTGTE